One Methanofollis fontis DNA window includes the following coding sequences:
- a CDS encoding M48 family metallopeptidase has protein sequence MAHRSLPSRGPNEVIKKNGETIVQTTSGSAGPESGIIRIASQNKGQATLTVGNTEIPCRIVRRSGAVRLTLQILPDNSLRLTAPPGISKQVIESFVESKAAFIQEKIAARAPARGIEYRDGGAILLFGREVTVNAGGTGEITLRGDLLCVPEGRQVKAAVAAYLREITRSEVERHLPHYAAAFGVKVPPIEIRSYKTSWGKCRTDGRIFFNERCAMLPADLIEYVVAHEVCHIHHPHHQRSFHDALRAVMPDADERKRRMRHYHPLWVTGEGSGTATKKA, from the coding sequence ATGGCACACCGATCCCTCCCCTCTCGGGGGCCGAACGAGGTCATCAAAAAGAACGGCGAAACCATCGTCCAGACGACATCAGGATCGGCCGGACCGGAGAGCGGGATCATCCGGATAGCGAGTCAGAACAAGGGGCAGGCCACCCTCACCGTCGGAAACACGGAAATCCCATGCAGGATCGTCCGCCGCTCCGGTGCGGTCCGCCTCACCCTGCAGATCCTGCCAGACAACAGCTTGCGCCTCACCGCCCCGCCCGGGATATCCAAGCAAGTGATTGAATCGTTTGTTGAATCGAAGGCGGCATTCATCCAGGAAAAGATCGCCGCCAGGGCGCCGGCACGCGGGATCGAATACAGGGACGGCGGAGCGATCCTCCTCTTCGGGAGGGAGGTGACCGTCAATGCCGGGGGAACGGGGGAGATCACGCTCCGGGGCGACCTCCTCTGCGTCCCTGAGGGGCGCCAGGTGAAGGCGGCGGTCGCCGCCTACCTGCGGGAGATCACACGGTCCGAGGTGGAGCGCCATCTCCCGCACTATGCCGCGGCATTCGGCGTGAAGGTCCCCCCTATAGAGATCCGCTCCTACAAAACCAGCTGGGGGAAGTGCAGGACCGACGGGCGGATCTTCTTCAACGAACGCTGCGCCATGCTCCCCGCAGACCTCATCGAGTATGTCGTCGCCCACGAGGTCTGTCACATCCACCACCCCCACCACCAGCGGTCATTCCATGACGCCCTCCGGGCGGTGATGCCGGACGCCGACGAGCGCAAACGGCGGATGAGACATTACCACCCCCTCTGGGTGACGGGCGAGGGGTCAGGGACGGCGACGAAGAAGGCGTGA